A section of the Elizabethkingia anophelis R26 genome encodes:
- a CDS encoding efflux RND transporter periplasmic adaptor subunit, which translates to MKQIITGLLAISILAACSKEEPQKKESIVKGFEISKEMMQSTTLAEAQKEQIKEQMSFFGKISADRNSYIDIYPLVGGNVLTVNAELGDYVHKGQVLATIRSTEVAGFQKDLSDAKTDLAEAQNKLRVAQELYEGKLNTRNEVLTAKSELTKAQDQLKRAEAVSTIYNVKNGNIYSVVSPINGYIVQKNINKDMQLRSDRSDNIFDVANTKDVWALVNINETDIDRIDLGMKAEVTTLSYPDKVFHGRIDKIFKIIDPQTNAMQARVVLDNSEGLLVPDSKATIKVNNTLNETAVAIPTSAVIFDDNRYFVVLFGSQSNIKVREIKILRQTGETTYVAEGVNEGDKVVTNNQLLIYRSLKE; encoded by the coding sequence ATGAAGCAGATAATTACAGGCTTATTGGCAATCTCAATACTCGCTGCATGCAGCAAGGAAGAGCCTCAGAAAAAAGAAAGTATTGTAAAAGGCTTTGAAATAAGCAAGGAAATGATGCAGTCTACAACCCTTGCTGAAGCCCAAAAAGAACAGATTAAAGAACAAATGAGCTTCTTTGGTAAAATCTCCGCAGACAGAAACAGTTATATAGATATTTATCCTCTGGTAGGAGGAAATGTACTGACTGTAAATGCTGAACTAGGAGATTATGTACATAAGGGTCAGGTTTTGGCTACAATAAGAAGTACAGAAGTTGCGGGCTTCCAGAAAGATCTTAGCGATGCTAAAACAGATTTGGCGGAGGCACAAAATAAACTGAGAGTGGCCCAGGAACTTTATGAAGGAAAATTGAACACCAGAAATGAGGTTTTGACAGCCAAAAGCGAACTTACAAAAGCACAAGACCAGCTAAAGCGTGCAGAAGCTGTTAGTACAATCTATAACGTAAAGAATGGTAATATATACTCTGTTGTGTCACCAATCAATGGATATATCGTACAAAAGAACATCAATAAAGATATGCAGCTCAGAAGTGACCGTTCGGACAATATTTTCGACGTAGCGAACACCAAAGATGTTTGGGCATTAGTTAATATTAATGAAACCGATATCGACCGAATAGATCTTGGAATGAAAGCAGAGGTAACTACATTAAGTTATCCGGATAAGGTTTTCCACGGGAGAATTGACAAGATATTTAAAATTATAGATCCACAAACCAATGCTATGCAGGCAAGAGTGGTTTTGGATAATTCAGAAGGTCTTTTGGTACCAGATAGTAAAGCAACTATCAAAGTAAATAATACGCTGAATGAAACTGCAGTAGCGATACCTACTTCTGCAGTAATTTTTGATGATAACAGATACTTTGTCGTGTTATTTGGATCTCAGAGTAATATAAAAGTTCGCGAAATAAAAATACTGAGACAGACTGGGGAAACTACTTATGTGGCCGAAGGAGTAAATGAAGGAGATAAGGTAGTAACCAATAATCAGTTACTTATTTACAGATCACTAAAAGAGTAA
- a CDS encoding TolC family protein encodes MKKCIPFFLMTSVFVYSQQRMSLEECEESFQKNNLQLLAAQYNISEAEADIIQAKIWDLPNLSVELNAIDPENKKIFHIGSTGAKEVGIEQLFVLGRKRKNEIAFARSNKEIAEMQFQGLLVDLRSQLRSTFYNILFEQKKEESLDVQLKYFTDLLNAYKVQTQKGNVSLKDMVRLQALVINVQNDKIEVSNNIIQQKQTLKLLTGSDTEVLPELSDDDMNQQLEKQPLISISELQQKALENNADYLTAKKITQSSELNLKWQKSLSIPDLTIGTRWTQRGAAFDNQLALSFGIPIPLWNKNKGNQMKAEYQIQENKKTEERLKQELTSQVDTAYQTWKNQYQQYFSLKPQDLQDMETVYNGILKNFRKGNISLIEFTDFMESYKQSILQIYEIQKHIITSAEEINRLTQSKIFY; translated from the coding sequence GTATACAGTCAACAGCGGATGTCATTGGAAGAATGCGAAGAGTCCTTTCAGAAGAATAATCTGCAACTGCTTGCTGCACAATATAATATTAGTGAAGCAGAAGCAGATATTATTCAGGCAAAAATATGGGATCTCCCTAACTTGTCCGTTGAACTTAACGCAATAGATCCTGAAAATAAAAAGATTTTCCATATTGGCAGTACCGGTGCTAAGGAAGTGGGAATTGAACAGCTTTTTGTTTTAGGAAGAAAAAGAAAAAATGAAATCGCTTTTGCCAGATCGAATAAAGAAATTGCAGAAATGCAATTTCAGGGACTGCTTGTAGATCTTCGTTCCCAACTTAGAAGTACCTTTTATAATATTCTTTTTGAACAGAAAAAAGAAGAAAGTCTGGATGTTCAGTTGAAGTATTTTACAGATTTGTTGAATGCGTATAAAGTTCAGACACAAAAAGGAAATGTATCTCTGAAAGATATGGTAAGGCTTCAGGCATTGGTAATCAATGTACAGAATGATAAAATAGAAGTTAGTAACAATATTATTCAGCAAAAGCAAACACTAAAACTTTTAACAGGGAGTGATACAGAAGTTCTTCCTGAACTTTCTGATGATGATATGAATCAGCAGTTGGAGAAGCAGCCTTTGATAAGTATATCCGAATTGCAGCAAAAAGCATTGGAAAATAACGCCGATTATCTGACAGCTAAAAAGATCACACAAAGTAGCGAACTCAATTTAAAATGGCAAAAATCACTTAGTATACCGGATCTTACAATAGGTACCCGCTGGACACAAAGAGGTGCCGCATTCGACAATCAGCTTGCACTTAGTTTTGGTATTCCAATTCCTCTATGGAATAAAAATAAAGGAAATCAGATGAAAGCAGAGTACCAAATTCAGGAAAATAAAAAAACTGAAGAAAGGCTGAAGCAGGAACTTACCTCACAAGTAGATACTGCTTATCAGACATGGAAGAATCAATATCAGCAATATTTTTCCTTGAAACCTCAGGACTTGCAGGATATGGAAACTGTATATAACGGTATTCTGAAGAATTTCAGAAAAGGTAATATAAGTCTTATCGAGTTCACCGATTTTATGGAGAGTTATAAGCAAAGTATTTTGCAGATCTATGAAATACAGAAACATATTATAACATCCGCTGAGGAAATTAATCGTTTAACACAATCCAAAATCTTTTACTAG